A window from Streptomyces sp. NBC_00271 encodes these proteins:
- a CDS encoding alpha/beta fold hydrolase: MHGSGGHHAAWWQQVAALREEFTVVTMDLRGFGKSDAPARPHSSKPEFDGQDFPGDVVAVLDQEDLTDVMLVGQSIGSVAALRAALLRPERVSSVALGHSLGGISHPELQELAAADRAEAVKLPVIDRLLTRRFQQERPDLTFLFQQMGTFNVAKMADLRNLDTNGPSLEEIQNSGVKVAFLAAEKDAVLSVKTVTRAHELLPGSHLEIVPDAPHSMYWEAPAIVVDETITHSRVVKRHVQASDPDSYFYVQGGLGQGIAVALGVKLAARERPVVLTIGDGAFAYNPVIPSYDAAKAYDLPLLIVVFNNRVYKSMNLNHRRFYPEGAAAETGEWLGTDLHRLPRLAQFAEPFGMHTETVDAPGALAPALERALKAVAEGTTAVVDVLVTR, translated from the coding sequence GTGCACGGCAGTGGCGGCCACCACGCCGCTTGGTGGCAGCAAGTGGCCGCGCTGCGCGAGGAGTTCACGGTCGTCACCATGGACCTGCGCGGCTTCGGCAAGTCCGACGCCCCGGCCCGTCCGCACTCCTCGAAGCCCGAGTTCGACGGACAGGACTTCCCCGGTGACGTCGTCGCCGTACTCGACCAGGAGGACCTGACCGACGTCATGCTCGTCGGCCAGTCCATCGGCTCCGTCGCCGCCCTGCGCGCCGCCCTACTGCGCCCCGAGCGCGTCTCCTCGGTCGCCCTCGGCCACTCCCTGGGCGGCATCAGCCACCCCGAGCTGCAGGAACTTGCCGCCGCCGACCGAGCCGAGGCCGTCAAGCTCCCCGTCATCGACCGCCTGCTCACCCGGCGGTTCCAACAGGAGCGGCCCGACCTCACCTTCCTCTTCCAGCAGATGGGCACTTTCAACGTCGCCAAGATGGCCGATCTGCGCAACCTCGACACCAACGGCCCCTCGCTGGAGGAGATCCAGAACTCGGGCGTCAAGGTCGCCTTCCTGGCCGCGGAGAAGGACGCGGTACTCAGCGTGAAGACCGTGACCCGCGCCCACGAACTGCTGCCCGGCTCACATCTGGAGATCGTCCCGGACGCCCCGCACTCCATGTACTGGGAGGCGCCCGCGATCGTCGTCGACGAGACGATCACCCACAGCCGCGTCGTGAAACGCCATGTGCAGGCCTCCGACCCCGACTCGTACTTCTATGTGCAGGGCGGACTCGGCCAGGGCATCGCGGTGGCCCTCGGCGTCAAACTCGCCGCCAGGGAAAGGCCCGTGGTCCTCACCATCGGCGACGGGGCCTTCGCGTACAACCCCGTCATCCCGTCGTACGACGCCGCCAAGGCGTACGACCTGCCGCTGCTGATCGTGGTGTTCAACAACCGCGTCTACAAGTCGATGAACCTCAACCACCGCAGGTTCTACCCCGAGGGTGCGGCCGCCGAGACCGGCGAGTGGCTCGGCACCGACCTGCACCGGCTGCCCCGACTCGCCCAGTTCGCCGAGCCGTTCGGCATGCACACCGAGACCGTCGACGCGCCGGGCGCGCTCGCCCCCGCCCTGGAGCGCGCGCTCAAGGCCGTGGCGGAGGGCACCACCGCCGTCGTCGACGTTCTCGTCACCCGCTGA
- a CDS encoding Ldh family oxidoreductase, producing the protein MTDTPTAKPGKVLVPADGLRAFAAALLEKGGLGPEHARTIADVFVWAALRGVDSHGTARVPAYLELLAKGVANARPEMTFESGTSAVAVLDADRAPGPVALTAAAEEAVTRARAGGVAAVGVRRTVHTGAIGYYVSKIAEQGLVGIAFVAGMPNMGYTGVKGAAVATSPLAIAVPAESHAPLLLDMATATIALGKIRQARASGTPLPEGAAATADGTPTTDPEEAVMPLPLGGAKGSGMSLAFELLTSVLVGAPIFAAFHSDDPQGRGHRQNALIIAIDPAAFGDADAFTAAVDATLGTLKGLAAADGAEGVFYPGERSAAVRVRRTEKGVPVAAKVWRELTESADRLGITPPEARSQG; encoded by the coding sequence ATGACCGACACCCCAACGGCCAAGCCGGGCAAGGTCCTTGTCCCGGCCGACGGCCTGCGCGCCTTCGCCGCCGCCCTCCTGGAGAAGGGCGGACTCGGCCCCGAGCACGCCCGCACCATCGCCGACGTGTTCGTCTGGGCCGCGCTGCGCGGTGTCGACTCCCACGGCACCGCGCGGGTCCCCGCCTATCTGGAGCTGCTCGCCAAGGGAGTGGCCAACGCCCGGCCCGAGATGACGTTCGAGTCCGGTACGTCGGCGGTCGCCGTCCTCGACGCCGACCGCGCGCCCGGCCCGGTGGCCCTCACCGCGGCCGCCGAGGAGGCGGTGACCCGGGCCAGAGCGGGGGGTGTCGCGGCCGTGGGGGTGCGCCGGACCGTCCACACCGGAGCCATCGGCTACTACGTGTCGAAGATCGCCGAACAGGGCCTGGTCGGCATCGCCTTCGTCGCAGGGATGCCCAACATGGGCTACACCGGGGTCAAGGGCGCGGCCGTGGCCACCAGCCCGCTCGCCATCGCCGTACCCGCCGAGAGCCACGCGCCGCTTCTGCTGGACATGGCCACCGCCACGATCGCCCTGGGGAAGATCCGCCAGGCCAGGGCGAGTGGCACCCCGTTGCCGGAGGGGGCCGCCGCCACCGCGGACGGCACCCCCACCACCGACCCGGAGGAGGCGGTCATGCCGTTGCCGCTGGGCGGTGCCAAGGGGTCCGGCATGTCGCTGGCGTTCGAACTGCTCACCAGCGTGCTCGTCGGCGCGCCGATCTTCGCCGCCTTCCACTCGGACGATCCCCAGGGCCGGGGGCACCGCCAGAACGCCCTGATCATCGCCATCGACCCGGCGGCCTTCGGTGACGCGGACGCCTTCACGGCGGCTGTCGACGCCACTCTGGGCACGCTCAAGGGTCTGGCCGCGGCGGACGGCGCCGAGGGCGTGTTCTACCCCGGTGAGCGCAGTGCCGCCGTGCGTGTGCGGCGTACCGAGAAGGGGGTACCCGTGGCGGCGAAGGTGTGGCGTGAACTGACGGAGAGCGCGGACAGGTTGGGCATCACGCCACCCGAGGCCCGCTCGCAGGGCTGA
- a CDS encoding PIG-L deacetylase family protein, whose product MTYGKAPTTPRSTLVITAHAGDFVWRAGGAIALAASRGEKVTIACLTYGERGESAKAWREGKSLEEIKEIRRAEAEAAASTLGARVRFLDAGDYPLLVTQELTAQLVRIYRDTQPDVVLTHPLDDPYNGDHPAAARMALDARVLAQAIGYPSEGEIIGAPPVFFFEPHQPEMCGFQPEVLLDITPVWETKRKAMECLAAQQHLWDYYTDLGKRRGVQLKRNAGPNLGLPHATYGEAYMRPYPQVTEELA is encoded by the coding sequence ATGACGTACGGCAAGGCGCCCACCACCCCACGATCGACACTTGTCATCACCGCGCATGCCGGGGACTTCGTCTGGCGGGCCGGGGGAGCCATCGCCCTGGCCGCCTCCCGTGGAGAGAAGGTGACCATCGCGTGCCTCACCTACGGGGAGCGCGGTGAGTCCGCCAAGGCCTGGCGCGAGGGCAAGTCGCTGGAGGAGATCAAGGAGATCCGCCGTGCCGAGGCCGAGGCGGCGGCCTCGACCCTGGGCGCCCGGGTGCGCTTCCTGGACGCCGGCGACTACCCCCTGCTCGTCACTCAGGAGCTGACCGCCCAGCTCGTACGCATCTACCGCGACACCCAGCCCGACGTGGTCCTGACCCACCCCCTGGACGATCCCTACAACGGTGACCACCCGGCGGCCGCCCGCATGGCCCTGGACGCCCGTGTCCTCGCCCAGGCCATCGGCTATCCCTCCGAGGGCGAGATCATCGGAGCCCCGCCGGTGTTCTTCTTCGAGCCGCACCAGCCGGAGATGTGCGGCTTCCAGCCCGAGGTCCTCCTCGACATCACCCCGGTCTGGGAGACCAAGCGCAAGGCCATGGAGTGCCTCGCCGCCCAGCAGCACCTGTGGGACTACTACACCGACCTGGGCAAGCGGCGCGGCGTACAGCTCAAGCGCAACGCGGGCCCCAACCTCGGCCTGCCCCACGCCACCTACGGCGAGGCCTACATGCGTCCCTACCCGCAGGTCACGGAGGAGCTGGCATGA
- a CDS encoding RICIN domain-containing protein: MRSSGGGTFELVNRASGNCLSAPFNNNYAAGLEACGGVGGTGYVEWRIGSSTAAGQTLKNTKTGHCLEIASPAYGGGKQVMVATCNSDEPQQLWNNGGTP, translated from the coding sequence TTGCGCTCCTCCGGTGGCGGCACCTTCGAGTTGGTCAACCGCGCGAGTGGAAACTGCCTGTCGGCGCCCTTCAACAACAACTACGCGGCCGGGCTGGAAGCCTGCGGCGGTGTCGGAGGCACTGGCTACGTGGAGTGGCGTATCGGGAGCTCCACCGCGGCAGGCCAAACCCTGAAGAACACCAAGACCGGGCATTGCCTGGAGATCGCCTCCCCGGCGTACGGCGGCGGCAAGCAAGTGATGGTGGCCACCTGCAACAGCGACGAACCCCAGCAGCTGTGGAACAACGGCGGGACCCCCTAG
- a CDS encoding catechol 2,3-dioxygenase: MAPPLGDIAHLGHVELLTPDLDGSLRFFTDYLGLTVNGRSGDSVYLRTWDDYEHHSLVLTAHQTSGLRRTALRASSEEALQRRAKELEAAGHQGRWTEDEPGLGPLYVTADPDGHELALYWESEWYQAPDELKPGLKNQPQAKPGHGVGVRRLDHVNYLAADVAANADFHQHLLGARPTEQIQLDGGRIAAKWLTFTNKSYDVVYTEDWTGSRGRLHHIAFATDTREDILRAADLALDTGVFIETGPHKHAIQQTFFLYVYEPGGNRIELCNPLTRLVLAPDWPLITWTQAERAKGQAWGLKTIESFHTHGTPPLDPAADH; the protein is encoded by the coding sequence ATGGCCCCGCCCCTCGGCGACATCGCCCACCTCGGGCACGTCGAACTGCTCACCCCCGACCTGGACGGAAGTCTGCGGTTCTTCACCGACTACCTCGGCCTGACGGTCAACGGCCGCAGCGGCGACTCGGTCTATCTGCGGACCTGGGACGACTACGAGCACCACAGCCTCGTCCTCACCGCGCACCAGACCTCCGGCCTGCGCCGCACTGCCCTGCGCGCCTCCAGCGAGGAGGCCCTGCAGCGGAGGGCCAAGGAACTGGAGGCCGCCGGTCACCAGGGCCGCTGGACCGAGGACGAGCCGGGCCTCGGCCCGCTGTACGTCACCGCCGACCCCGACGGCCACGAACTGGCCCTGTACTGGGAGTCCGAGTGGTACCAGGCCCCGGACGAGCTGAAGCCGGGGCTGAAGAACCAGCCCCAGGCCAAGCCCGGCCACGGCGTGGGCGTACGCCGCCTGGACCATGTGAACTACCTGGCCGCCGACGTCGCCGCCAACGCCGACTTCCACCAGCACCTCCTGGGGGCCCGGCCGACCGAGCAGATCCAGCTCGACGGCGGCCGGATCGCCGCGAAGTGGCTGACGTTCACGAACAAGTCGTACGACGTCGTCTACACCGAGGACTGGACGGGCTCGCGCGGGCGGCTGCACCACATCGCGTTCGCGACCGACACCCGCGAGGACATCCTGCGCGCCGCCGATCTCGCCCTCGACACCGGTGTGTTCATCGAGACGGGCCCGCACAAGCACGCCATCCAGCAGACGTTCTTCCTCTACGTCTACGAGCCGGGCGGCAACCGCATCGAGTTGTGCAACCCGCTCACCCGTCTCGTACTGGCCCCCGACTGGCCCCTGATCACGTGGACCCAGGCCGAACGGGCCAAGGGGCAGGCGTGGGGTCTGAAGACCATCGAGTCCTTCCACACCCATGGCACACCGCCGCTGGACCCGGCCGCGGACCACTGA
- a CDS encoding alpha/beta hydrolase family protein: protein MSESTYPAHAFAPPTPVLSVSPVVLPAPGRAVDLEVRVSAPVTGSDLPVILLSHGQGYSNHLSSLNGYAPLANFWAAHGFVVIQPTHLSSSTLSLDPATPGGPLHWRSRAEDMTRILDRLDVIEAAVPQLLGRLDRDKVAVAGHSMGGHTASLLLGARLTDPDDGTEVDLAEPRIKAGVLLAAPGRGGDAVTEFVAENYSFFSTMDFSKMTTPTLVVAGDKDASTHLTVRGPEWHADPYFLSPGPKSLLTLFDAEHGLGGVSGYDVAETTDENPERVAAVQRLTWAYLRTELHPGDSAWQAARDALTADPDPLGRVESK, encoded by the coding sequence ATGAGTGAATCGACGTACCCGGCCCACGCCTTCGCTCCGCCCACTCCAGTGCTCTCGGTCAGTCCCGTAGTACTGCCGGCCCCCGGTCGAGCCGTGGATCTGGAGGTGCGCGTCTCCGCGCCCGTGACCGGGAGCGACCTGCCGGTCATCCTCCTCTCGCACGGCCAGGGTTACTCGAACCACCTCTCCTCGCTGAACGGCTACGCCCCCCTCGCCAACTTCTGGGCAGCGCACGGCTTCGTCGTGATCCAGCCCACCCACCTGAGCTCGAGCACGCTGAGCCTGGATCCCGCTACCCCCGGGGGGCCTCTGCACTGGCGCTCACGGGCCGAGGACATGACGCGCATCCTCGACCGACTCGACGTGATCGAGGCCGCCGTCCCGCAGCTTCTCGGGCGCCTGGACCGCGACAAGGTCGCCGTGGCCGGGCACTCGATGGGCGGGCACACCGCGAGCCTGCTGCTCGGCGCCCGGCTCACCGATCCGGACGACGGAACGGAAGTGGACCTGGCCGAGCCCCGGATCAAGGCGGGTGTACTGCTTGCCGCGCCCGGCAGGGGCGGCGATGCCGTCACCGAGTTCGTGGCCGAGAACTATTCCTTCTTCTCGACCATGGACTTCTCCAAGATGACGACGCCCACGCTCGTCGTCGCAGGCGACAAGGACGCCTCCACCCACCTGACGGTTCGGGGCCCGGAATGGCACGCCGATCCGTACTTCCTCTCCCCGGGCCCCAAGTCCCTGCTCACCCTGTTCGACGCGGAGCACGGGCTCGGCGGGGTTTCCGGATACGACGTCGCCGAGACCACCGACGAGAACCCCGAGCGAGTGGCCGCGGTCCAGCGGCTCACCTGGGCCTACCTCCGCACCGAGCTCCACCCCGGGGATTCCGCTTGGCAGGCGGCGCGTGACGCGCTGACGGCCGACCCCGACCCGCTCGGACGAGTCGAATCCAAGTAA
- a CDS encoding 4-carboxy-4-hydroxy-2-oxoadipate aldolase/oxaloacetate decarboxylase — translation MSGLIVTDPPRAHAEDVEALGGYGVATVHEGMGRTGSLGPGFRPIQQDVRIAGTAVTALCWPGDNLMIHAAVEQCREGDILVVTTTSPSTDGMFGDLFATALQYRGVRGLIIDAGVRDTADLRAMGFPVWSSAVCAQGTVKATAGSVNIPVVLGGQVVRPGDVIVADDDGVVCVPRERAGTAVKAAEARTAKEDASRAAFAEGQLGLDRYGLRETLVRLGVRYQAYDEYERNGSPS, via the coding sequence ATGAGCGGCCTGATCGTCACCGACCCGCCGCGCGCCCATGCCGAGGACGTCGAGGCACTCGGCGGTTACGGGGTGGCCACCGTCCACGAGGGCATGGGCCGAACCGGCAGTCTCGGTCCCGGGTTCCGGCCCATCCAGCAGGACGTGCGCATCGCGGGCACCGCGGTCACCGCCCTGTGCTGGCCCGGCGACAACCTCATGATCCACGCGGCGGTCGAGCAGTGCCGCGAGGGCGACATCCTCGTCGTGACCACCACCTCGCCCTCCACCGACGGCATGTTCGGCGACCTCTTCGCCACCGCGCTCCAGTACCGCGGGGTGCGCGGCCTGATCATCGACGCCGGGGTGCGCGACACCGCCGACCTGCGTGCCATGGGCTTCCCCGTCTGGTCGAGCGCCGTCTGCGCCCAGGGCACGGTCAAGGCCACGGCGGGCTCGGTGAACATACCCGTCGTGCTCGGCGGCCAGGTCGTCCGCCCCGGTGACGTCATCGTCGCCGACGACGACGGCGTGGTGTGCGTACCCCGCGAGAGGGCCGGTACGGCCGTCAAGGCGGCCGAGGCGCGCACCGCCAAGGAGGACGCCTCCCGGGCCGCCTTCGCCGAGGGCCAGTTGGGCCTGGACCGCTACGGCCTGCGCGAGACCCTCGTACGGCTCGGGGTGCGGTACCAGGCCTACGACGAGTACGAACGCAACGGTTCCCCGTCATGA
- a CDS encoding alpha/beta hydrolase fold domain-containing protein: protein MSLLARPGVASFAAKSIQRLAVAADRRPSGRGSAAASHGRFPEFPRSVGELTVPTSVAPARVVVYLPTSEGPPPPVHVNFHGGGYVMPLTEIDDPLCRFLAAEAGVAVVNVDYVVAPQHPFPAPPRQAFEVVRWIAEHGGEHGWDGSRLSVGGQSAGGGLAAAVARQALEEGGPRIALQVLHYPPLDLATSARDKRAAIAKPVLRPWMGEIFDSSYVPDPRERADRLVSPAGAADTADLKGIAPALVVTAEYDLLKAEAVRYAERLQRAGALIEHHDVLGVDHGYDGKDDKKALETYAVIARHVRRALNPEAREAG from the coding sequence ATGTCTCTCCTTGCCCGGCCCGGAGTGGCCTCCTTCGCCGCCAAGTCGATACAGCGCCTCGCCGTGGCGGCCGACCGGCGCCCGAGCGGCCGCGGTTCGGCGGCCGCCTCGCACGGGCGCTTCCCCGAGTTCCCGCGCTCCGTGGGCGAGTTGACGGTCCCGACCTCGGTCGCTCCGGCCCGGGTCGTGGTGTACCTGCCGACGTCCGAGGGTCCGCCACCGCCGGTTCACGTCAACTTCCACGGTGGCGGGTACGTGATGCCGCTGACGGAGATCGACGATCCGCTCTGCCGCTTCCTCGCCGCCGAGGCGGGGGTGGCCGTGGTCAACGTCGACTACGTCGTGGCCCCGCAGCACCCGTTCCCCGCCCCGCCCCGGCAGGCCTTCGAGGTCGTCCGGTGGATCGCCGAGCACGGCGGCGAGCACGGCTGGGACGGCAGCCGTCTGTCCGTGGGCGGACAGAGCGCCGGAGGCGGTCTCGCCGCGGCCGTCGCACGTCAGGCACTCGAGGAGGGCGGGCCCCGTATCGCCCTGCAGGTCCTGCACTACCCTCCGTTGGACCTCGCGACGAGCGCCCGGGACAAGCGCGCCGCCATCGCCAAGCCGGTGCTGCGCCCCTGGATGGGAGAGATCTTCGACAGCTCGTACGTCCCCGACCCGCGCGAGCGTGCCGACCGACTGGTGTCCCCCGCGGGCGCGGCCGACACCGCCGACCTCAAGGGCATCGCCCCGGCCCTGGTCGTCACGGCGGAGTACGACCTTCTCAAGGCGGAAGCCGTGCGCTACGCCGAGCGTCTTCAGCGGGCAGGCGCCCTCATCGAGCACCACGACGTGCTCGGGGTCGATCACGGGTACGACGGCAAGGACGACAAGAAGGCCCTGGAGACCTACGCCGTGATCGCCCGTCATGTGCGGAGGGCCCTCAACCCCGAGGCCCGCGAGGCTGGTTGA
- a CDS encoding NAD(P)/FAD-dependent oxidoreductase, with protein sequence MTENTDVVVIGGGYAGVMAANRLTQRDDVTVTLINPRPTFVERIRLHQLVGGSDDAVVDYRKVLSERVRLVVDTVTRIDAAERSVTSATGGTVGYDYLVYAVGSGSADPQVPGAAEFAYPIAGLEEAQRLRPVVDAAPATAAVTVVGAGATGIETAAELAEEGRTVTLVCGGVLGPSLHPRGRRSVAKRLARLGVTVLEGPDAKVTAVTRDAVRLSGGHELPSEVTVWTAGFGVPDLAARSGLSTDALGRLLTDETLTSVDDLRIVAAGDSAAPSDLPFRMSCQAAVQLGPQAAETVLSRLAGEHPAPIDVGFVSQCISLGRRAGVFQLTARDDTAKGFYLGGRPGAKIKELICKGIPWQLAYEARKPGARTWWTKDAKRRQLLQTKRREAPATAERAA encoded by the coding sequence ATGACGGAGAACACCGATGTGGTCGTGATCGGCGGCGGATACGCCGGCGTCATGGCGGCCAATCGCCTGACGCAGCGCGACGACGTGACAGTGACTCTGATCAACCCGCGCCCGACCTTCGTCGAGCGGATCCGCCTGCACCAACTGGTGGGCGGGTCCGACGACGCGGTCGTCGACTACCGCAAGGTCCTGAGCGAGCGCGTCCGGCTGGTGGTCGACACCGTGACCCGGATCGACGCGGCCGAGCGCAGCGTGACGTCGGCGACCGGCGGCACGGTCGGCTACGACTATCTGGTCTACGCGGTGGGCAGTGGCAGCGCCGACCCGCAGGTGCCCGGGGCGGCCGAGTTCGCCTACCCGATCGCCGGCCTGGAGGAGGCCCAACGGCTGCGGCCGGTCGTCGACGCCGCGCCCGCAACGGCCGCGGTGACCGTTGTCGGAGCCGGTGCGACCGGCATCGAGACCGCCGCCGAACTGGCGGAGGAAGGCCGCACCGTGACCCTGGTCTGCGGCGGGGTGCTCGGCCCTTCCCTGCATCCTCGGGGTCGGCGCTCGGTCGCCAAGCGGCTGGCCCGACTCGGCGTGACCGTGCTCGAAGGCCCCGACGCGAAGGTGACGGCGGTGACTCGTGATGCCGTACGGCTCAGTGGCGGCCACGAGCTGCCGAGCGAGGTGACCGTCTGGACCGCCGGATTCGGTGTGCCGGACCTGGCCGCGCGCAGCGGACTGAGCACCGACGCCTTGGGCCGCCTGCTCACGGACGAGACCTTGACGAGCGTGGACGACCTGCGCATCGTCGCGGCCGGGGACTCGGCGGCACCGTCGGACCTGCCGTTCCGGATGAGCTGCCAGGCTGCGGTTCAGCTGGGCCCGCAGGCCGCCGAGACAGTGCTCAGCCGGCTCGCGGGCGAGCACCCCGCGCCCATCGACGTCGGGTTCGTCAGTCAGTGCATCAGTCTGGGCCGTCGCGCCGGCGTCTTTCAGCTCACCGCCAGGGACGACACCGCGAAGGGGTTCTACCTCGGCGGCCGTCCGGGCGCGAAGATCAAGGAGCTCATCTGCAAGGGCATCCCCTGGCAACTGGCGTACGAGGCACGCAAGCCCGGTGCGCGCACATGGTGGACCAAGGACGCCAAGCGCCGGCAACTGTTGCAGACCAAGCGGCGCGAGGCGCCGGCCACCGCTGAACGGGCGGCCTAG
- a CDS encoding 4-oxalomesaconate tautomerase, which translates to MSTGEELRCMLMRGGTSKGAYFLAEDLPADAGARDDLLLRVMGSPDPRQIDGLGGAHPLTSKVAVVSRSQSPDAEVDYLFLQVGVDRAEVSDRQNCGNLLAGVGPFAVERGLVAARDGHTSVRIRMVNSGDHATATFPTPDRRVSYAGPAEISGVPGTAAPVVIEFERGGNPLLPTGHARDIVADTPVTCVDNGMPTVLIAAASLQVTGYERPRDLEEDLTLHDRLQRIRLEAALLMGLGDVSETTVPKLSLLAPPTNGGAVMTRTFIPVRCHTAIGVLGAASVAAGLRVHGGVGQDVARLPENGGRLRIEHPTGFLDIESEIDDGIPGAAPVARRTAVVRTARKIFDGTVFPRPAGAALHP; encoded by the coding sequence ATGAGCACCGGCGAGGAGCTGCGCTGCATGCTGATGCGCGGTGGGACCTCGAAGGGTGCCTATTTCCTGGCCGAGGACCTGCCGGCCGACGCCGGGGCGCGCGACGACCTGCTGCTGCGGGTCATGGGCAGCCCCGACCCCCGGCAGATCGACGGACTCGGCGGAGCGCACCCGCTCACCAGCAAGGTCGCGGTGGTCTCCCGCTCCCAGAGCCCCGACGCGGAGGTCGACTACCTCTTCCTCCAGGTGGGAGTGGACCGGGCCGAGGTCTCCGACCGGCAGAACTGCGGCAACCTCCTTGCGGGGGTCGGCCCGTTCGCCGTCGAACGCGGTCTGGTCGCCGCCCGGGACGGGCACACCTCGGTACGGATCCGGATGGTCAACAGCGGTGACCACGCCACCGCCACCTTCCCCACGCCGGACCGGCGCGTCTCCTACGCGGGCCCGGCCGAGATCTCCGGCGTGCCGGGCACCGCCGCACCCGTGGTGATCGAGTTCGAGCGGGGCGGCAACCCCCTGCTGCCCACCGGGCACGCCCGGGACATCGTCGCGGACACGCCCGTGACCTGCGTGGACAACGGCATGCCGACCGTGCTGATCGCCGCCGCCTCCCTGCAGGTCACCGGCTACGAGAGGCCGCGGGACCTGGAGGAGGACCTGACCCTGCACGACCGGCTCCAGCGGATCCGCCTGGAGGCGGCCCTGCTGATGGGCCTGGGCGACGTCAGCGAGACGACCGTGCCCAAGCTCAGCCTGCTGGCACCGCCCACGAACGGCGGCGCGGTCATGACCCGCACCTTCATCCCGGTCCGCTGCCACACCGCCATCGGCGTCCTGGGAGCCGCCAGTGTCGCCGCCGGGCTGCGCGTCCACGGCGGCGTCGGCCAGGACGTCGCCCGTCTGCCCGAGAACGGCGGACGACTGCGCATCGAGCATCCCACCGGATTCCTCGACATCGAGAGCGAGATCGACGACGGCATCCCGGGGGCCGCCCCCGTGGCCCGCCGTACCGCCGTCGTCCGCACCGCACGCAAGATCTTCGACGGTACGGTCTTCCCCCGGCCGGCCGGAGCCGCACTTCACCCTTAA
- a CDS encoding M55 family metallopeptidase, which translates to MRIYISADMEGVTGLVDADDVQPGGRDYERGRSMMAEDVNAAIRGALAAGATDITVNDAHGPMRNILPEALHPAARLIRGKPKHMLMLEGLAPEHDAMVCVGYHSRAGALGVLSHSFMGHEIEDMWLDGRPVGEIGLAHATAAAIGVPVAVLTGDDCACAEMAEWDASVTTVAVKNARNRFAADLRPAAEARTAIEDAVAASLSAQRPATVVPSGPSTLTVRWQSASVASTLLGIPGVTSTDTRTVQAQGPLPSLYRLFGVWMRVAASLTNQHPYC; encoded by the coding sequence GTGCGGATCTACATCAGCGCGGACATGGAGGGCGTCACAGGGCTCGTCGACGCCGACGATGTGCAGCCCGGCGGCCGGGACTACGAGCGTGGACGGTCGATGATGGCGGAGGACGTCAACGCCGCGATCCGGGGTGCCCTCGCGGCCGGCGCCACCGACATCACTGTCAACGATGCTCACGGACCGATGCGCAACATCCTTCCGGAGGCCCTGCACCCGGCGGCCCGCCTCATCCGCGGCAAGCCCAAGCACATGCTCATGCTCGAAGGTCTCGCGCCCGAGCACGATGCCATGGTCTGCGTCGGCTATCACTCGCGGGCCGGCGCACTCGGGGTGCTGAGCCACAGCTTCATGGGCCACGAGATCGAAGACATGTGGCTGGACGGCCGGCCGGTGGGCGAGATCGGCCTGGCCCACGCCACCGCGGCGGCCATCGGCGTTCCCGTGGCAGTCCTCACCGGTGACGACTGCGCCTGCGCGGAGATGGCCGAATGGGACGCCTCCGTCACCACCGTGGCCGTGAAGAATGCGCGTAACAGATTCGCGGCGGATCTGCGACCTGCCGCGGAAGCGCGTACCGCGATCGAGGACGCGGTCGCCGCCAGTCTGTCCGCGCAACGACCGGCCACGGTGGTCCCATCGGGCCCGTCCACGCTCACCGTCCGCTGGCAGTCGGCTTCAGTGGCCTCCACCCTCCTGGGAATTCCCGGGGTCACCTCGACGGACACACGGACCGTCCAGGCGCAGGGCCCTCTGCCCAGCCTGTACCGGCTGTTCGGAGTGTGGATGCGAGTGGCGGCTTCCCTCACCAACCAACACCCGTACTGCTGA